The proteins below come from a single Eucalyptus grandis isolate ANBG69807.140 chromosome 3, ASM1654582v1, whole genome shotgun sequence genomic window:
- the LOC104446679 gene encoding LOW QUALITY PROTEIN: pentatricopeptide repeat-containing protein At5g46460, mitochondrial (The sequence of the model RefSeq protein was modified relative to this genomic sequence to represent the inferred CDS: inserted 1 base in 1 codon; deleted 1 base in 1 codon): MIMGRVQTSHLDDAXKLFCEMPVRDAICWNTMIQGCLDWGLDHSGRAFQRNARTNVVLWMAMIDGLFRFGQIELIERFFNQMPVRDLAAWNAMFHGYCANARVDDAVKLFEQMPSRNVISWTSMIGGLDQNGKSEEALIVFERMFKSGVVPNPSTLTRALSASAIALSLPLGVQIHAHVFKSRFCLSVFVCASLTMFYANCKRIEKATQVFNEAVYRNVVICTALLTGYNLNGRHEDGLKEFSDIMRTSVLPNQSSFVSALNSCCSLESLDQGKVVHASAVKLQLGSDVFVGNYLVVMYNKCGAIDDAVVVFKRLREKNIVTWNATICRCAQHGRGMWATELFSQMIRGLVQPDEITLTGLLSSYSHSRMLQKGRCFFRYFIENTSIELKHEHYAYGGDVSQLRVTMRDKGIVKQPDKMFSPHDVVDKWKEESSFYHSERLAIAFALISIVEGSGVTAMKNLRTCGDCHSAIKLIEKIVDHEIVVRNSSRFHHFRSGIRSCGDH, translated from the exons ATGATCATGGGTCGCGTGCAAACTAGCCACCTTGATGACG CGAAACTATTCTGCGAAATGCCCGTGAGAGACGCAATTTGTTGGAACACAATGATCCAAGGCTGCTTGGACTGGGGACTTGATCACAGCGGAAGAGCTTTTCAGCGAAATGCCCGAACCAATGTTGTTTTGTGGATGGCGATGATAGATGGGCTCTTTCGATTTGGACAGATTGAGCTAATAGAGAGATTTTTCAATCAGATGCCCGTAAGAGATCTCGCTGCGTGGAATGCAATGTTTCATGGGTATTGTGCGAATGCGAGGGTGGACGATGCTGTGAAATTGTTTGAGCAAATGCCATCTCGAAATGTGATTTCATGGACTTCAATGATTGGC GGGCTTGACCAAAACGGTAAGAGTGAAGAGGCTTTAATTGTTTTTGAGAGAATGTTCAAGTCCGGTGTTGTACCCAATCCAAGTACTTTGACGCGTGCATTAAGTGCCTCTGCAATTGCATTGTCTCTTCCTCTTGGTGTGCAGATTCATGCTCACGTTTTCAAGTCTAGATTCTGCCTTAGCGTATTTGTATGTGCTTCTCTTACCATGTTCTATGCTAATTGCAAGCGAATTGAGAAAGCAACCCAAGTCTTCAATGAAGCAGTGTATAGGAATGTGGTCATATGTACGGCTCTTCTAACTGGTTATAACTTGAATGGTAGGCATGAAGATGGCCTGAAGGAATTCAGTGACATTATGAGAACAAGTGTTCTTCCTAATCAATCTTCTTTTGTAAGCGCTTTGAATTCTTGCTGTAGCTTAGAGTCTCTAGATCAAGGTAAGGTGGTCCATGCGTCAGCTGTAAAGCTGCAATTGGGAAGTGATGTATTTGTAGGCAATTATCTTGTAGTCATGTATAATAAGTGTGGAGCCATTGATGATGCTGTTGTAGTGTTTAAGAGACTCAGGGAGAAGAACATTGTCACTTGGAATGCCACTATTTGCAGGTGTGCACAACATGGCCGAGGGATGTGGGCTACGGAGTTGTTTAGCCAAATGATACGCGGATTGGTACAACCAGATGAGATCACACTCACAGGACTGCTTTCTTCCTATAGTCATTCTAGGATGTTACAAAAGGGGAGATGCTTTTTCAGATATTTTATTGAGAACACTTCCATCGAATTGAAGCACGAGCATTATGCAT ATGGGGGTGATGTCTCACAATTAAGAGTGACTATGAGAGATAAAGGGATTGTGAAGCAACCAG ATAAGATGTTCTCTCCCCATGATGTGGTTGACAAATGGAAGGAAGAGTCATCATTTTACCATAGTGAAAGGCTTgctattgcatttgcattgattAGTATTGTTGAGGGCAGTGGGGTAACTGCAATGAAGAATCTTCGCACCTGTGGGGATTGTCATTCCGCAATTAAACTTATTGAAAAGATTGTTGATCATGAGATCGTTGTGAGAAATTCCAGCCGCTTTCATCACTTCAGAAGTGGCATTCGCTCTTGTGGGGATCACTGA